A genomic window from Populus nigra chromosome 7, ddPopNigr1.1, whole genome shotgun sequence includes:
- the LOC133699126 gene encoding trans-resveratrol di-O-methyltransferase-like: protein MDVDQGHGVSELFKAQCKLYKHIYYFIESMSLKCALQLGIPDIIHKNNQPITLPQLVSALDIPVSKANFLQRLMRILVHSGVFDTTKMHENQEEEEEGYVLTSSSRLLLKDSPTNLSPAVIAMLDPVLMSPWFSLGEWIQGKERTPFEVCHGMSFWEYGKRNINFINNLNEAMASDSQLVSLVVKEHMEIFESVDSLVDVGGGTGTLARSIVDAYPHMKCTVLDLPQVVANLPESENLKFVGGDMFKSIPSADAIIIKSVLLNWSDEDCIKILKRCRAAIPSKDEGGKLVLVEMVINDKKDEHELTKTRLFVDMETMLICNGRGRNEKEWKKLFLEAGFSHYKITATSGLNSIIMVYP from the exons ATGGATGTAGATCAAGGGCATGGAGTTAGTGAGCTGTTTAAGGCTCAGTGTAAACTTTATAAACATATCTACTACTTTATAGAATCAATGTCACTAAAATGTGCTCTTCAGCTAGGCATACCGGATATAATCCACAAAAATAACCAACCCATTACCCTTCCACAGTTGGTTTCAGCACTAGATATTCCTGTATCAAAAGCAAATTTCCTCCAGCGCCTTATGCGTATACTGGTGCATTCTGGTGTCTTTGATACAACCAAAATGCATGagaatcaagaagaagaagaagaaggttatGTTCTCACTTCTTCTTCTAGGCTCTTGCTCAAAGATAGCCCCACCAACTTGTCCCCAGCTGTTATAGCAATGCTAGATCCTGTGTTAATGAGTCCCTGGTTTTCTCTCGGTGAGTGGATCCAAGGGAAGGAGCGCACACCATTTGAAGTTTGCCATGGAATGAGCTTTTGGGAATATGGGAAGAGAAACATCAATTTCATCAACAACTTGAATGAAGCAATGGCCAGTGATTCTCAATTGGTGAGCTTGGTTGTCAAGGAGCACATGGAGATTTTCGAGTCAGTGGATTCGTTGGTGGACGTAGGGGGTGGCACAGGAACTCTTGCTAGGAGCATAGTTGATGCATACCCTCATATGAAATGCACAGTCCTGGACCTCCCACAAGTTGTTGCCAACTTGCCAGAAAGTGAAAACTTGAAATTTGTTGGAGGTGACATGTTTAAGTCCATCCCTTCTGCAGATGCAATTATTATCAAG TCAGTTTTGCTTAACTGGAGTGATGAGGACTGCATAAAGATTTTGAAGCGATGCAGAGCAGCAATTCCAAGCAAAGACGAGGGAGGAAAGCTTGTACTCGTAGAAATGGTGATTAATGACAAGAAAGATGAACATGAATTGACCAAAACAAGGCTCTTTGTTGACATGGAAACGATGCTTATATGCAATGGAAGGGGAAGAAATGAGAAAGAATGGAAAAAACTTTTCCTGGAGGCTGGCTTTAGTCACTACAAGATTACAGCCACATCTGGGCTCAATTCTATTATTATGGTGTATCCCTGA